The Desulfobacterales bacterium genome includes the window TGATTCCGCGTCCATCCGCCGCTCCGGTTGAGCGACTTGTTAGCTGGCCTGACGAATCCCAAGCCTCAGGCCGATTCTTTATGCTAGGGCACTAGCTTCACCGGCGGAGGGTTCCATTTGCCGGTGAGCGCATCGGGCTTCGGGGCGTAAATACGCATGGTCAGGTTGAACGGCCCTAAGTATAAGGAGAATAACCGCAACACCCCTGTATATCAAGGCTGAGAACTGGAGGCTGGATATGCCTGAAATATCCGTCTTTCCGGCCTCAATCTATTCAACCCCCTGGATTTCCGGCTGAATCCACCCTCTTCCACTGCCTCCCTGGCCTTCTGGCTTGGTTCAGGCAACCTATCCTTCTGTTGCTGTGCCGTGTAGAGAAGTGTGAAAACCCAGCGCTAGGCAAACCAGCCTGTATCGGGTGAGGCCCGCGTTGCCGGCAGCAACTCGGGTGGTGGCGCTAATGCGCCTTTCTTCATGAGGTGAATCGATTATTTCACCATCTCCAGTTTCGGAGCGGTCCACGTACCATCCAGAGCAGCTGCTTCTGGCCAATAGATGCGCAGGTAAGATGAGAATGGTCCCTTGGGTGCAGGAAGCCAATTCGATTCCATGTCCTTGCCGGGTGACTCGTGCTGGATGTAGAGCGTGAGGCCGCCATCGGTATCCATTTTCATGTCCGGCAACATCGGCGAATTGATGAGGTAGCGGTCGATGGGATTGGCCACCAGCAAGCTCTCCGGCAGCTGATACATGGTGAGCGACCAGAACGCATGCGCGGGTGGCAGTTTTCCCTTGGAGAAATGCAGAGTATAGCGGTTAGCGCCGTTGAGCTTTTGGCCGCTAGCGTCAGTAAAATAAATAGGGTACATCGCTTCCTGTTTTGAATTTCCCCAGATGCCAATGGTTGCGAGCCAGCGATAGAGGTAATTGTTCTTCATGAACTCGCGGGTGCCGAAGACATCGCCCGACGTGATCTTCCCTTCGTTGAGAAGCTGCACGCCGCCCGCAAATTCTTTCCAGGCGTCGCCGATGCCTTCCTCGAAGGCTTTCTTCATTTCAGGGGAAAGCTTTGTGGGATCAAAGGTCTTTCCGGCGCCGATGCCAACCTTGGCGAACCTCTCCATGAGTTCCTTCTCGGACGGATCGGTCGGGCAGAATTGCAGGATGAAGTTCAGGATATTGAACACCTCGAGAGAGCTTTTCTGCTCTTCCTGGCTGATCGGCTTGATGTAGTCGATGGCCGGGGCGGGGGCGGACGCGGGCTGGCCGAGGAACTGGCTCAAGGGCTGCACCTTGTACTCCGACTGGATTTTCTTCACGTTGTCGAGGTCGGCCGGATCGAACAGCTGGGTACGGTAGAGAAGGATGTTTATCTTGGTCTCTGACTGGATGACGTCCTTGATGCCGGCTGGCTTTTTGCCCTTCCAGTTCGGGCCGGCGAGCAGGAAGTTTCCGCCGCCGTTACCGGTAGCGCGGCTGCCGACATAGGCAAAGTTAAATGTATAGGCATCGACGAACTGTATCGAATAATAGCGGTCCTTGGGAAATTCAGGGACGGTCAGCACGAGCGGTTCGGCCCGGAGGTCTGCACCGAGAAAGGAATACGGGGTGTCGGAATTGGGCGTCTGGACAGCCTTGTCCGCCGGGGTGTAGACGCGCGGGATGTTGTGGATCACATTCCACGGCCCCTTGTATTCGGGGTCGTTCTTGTCAACGAAGTAGCCGTATTCGATGCGGTAGCTGTCCACCATGGGATAACCGTAGATGTAGGCTTCCTTGGCGATGGCACGCGCCTCCGCTGCGCTGATCTTGTCTTGGGCGTGAGCTTGGATCTGTGGAAGCGCAAGCAGCGCTATGATGCACCCCAGCGCGATGAGTCTTGTGCGTTTTATCATTTTGTGTCTCCTTTGGTATTGAACCGGATGA containing:
- a CDS encoding DUF1254 domain-containing protein — encoded protein: MIKRTRLIALGCIIALLALPQIQAHAQDKISAAEARAIAKEAYIYGYPMVDSYRIEYGYFVDKNDPEYKGPWNVIHNIPRVYTPADKAVQTPNSDTPYSFLGADLRAEPLVLTVPEFPKDRYYSIQFVDAYTFNFAYVGSRATGNGGGNFLLAGPNWKGKKPAGIKDVIQSETKINILLYRTQLFDPADLDNVKKIQSEYKVQPLSQFLGQPASAPAPAIDYIKPISQEEQKSSLEVFNILNFILQFCPTDPSEKELMERFAKVGIGAGKTFDPTKLSPEMKKAFEEGIGDAWKEFAGGVQLLNEGKITSGDVFGTREFMKNNYLYRWLATIGIWGNSKQEAMYPIYFTDASGQKLNGANRYTLHFSKGKLPPAHAFWSLTMYQLPESLLVANPIDRYLINSPMLPDMKMDTDGGLTLYIQHESPGKDMESNWLPAPKGPFSSYLRIYWPEAAALDGTWTAPKLEMVK